Proteins from a single region of Runella sp. SP2:
- a CDS encoding RND family transporter — protein sequence MWNNIAQNIIKYRFIWLAVILVSTVFMGYEGSKIELSYKFARILPSDDPTEKEYQYFRQLFGEDGAIMVIGWQDENLFEVNKFRDWEALAQKIKSTDGIKNVLSLGSVYKVVRNDSASRFDILPAMKQLPTTQAEADTLKKQIQNLPFYDGLVWNSKTNSTLILVTFNEASLNSKRRLSIVEDVAKFSNEFAVKHNTELHFSGMPFIRTTMMKKISSEMTLFMILAVVVTAFILWVFFRSFRLTLLSIVVVLIGVVFSIGTLQLFEYKITALTGLIPPLLIVIGVPNCIFLINKYQQELKTHGNKDEAIAEMVKQIGLSILLANVTTAIGFGVFYFTNSALLVEFGVVAAICVMVTYVLCLVLLPITLHYMDIPKARHLRHLDGKWAVGILTKVDYLVHNKRRAIYLVMVAMILVSAYGMTKIKAIGYVVDDLPKNDKIYVDLRFFEKNFNGVLPFEVMIDTKQPNGVFGNQARTLYKIKALQNALADYPEFSKPVSAVEASRFLYQAYRGGDAKYYVLPGAMELSKLSDFVQGQGQNGAGAKQLNTFLNKDRSITRVSFQMADVGSERIKELLAEIRPKVDSIFSPKDYNVSLTGHSLVFLKSNDYLLGNLYESLLIAIVLIALVGMILFRSVPIILLSKLPCLIPLALTAGIMGFFDIYFKPTTILIFSITFGIASDGTVYFLTRYRQEIYKNGHAPTVAITKAIFGTGLSMIYTAAILFCGFAIFAASSFGGTAAMGVMVSITLLVAMCTNLILLPALLLSITNRMKKGEKPS from the coding sequence ATGTGGAATAATATTGCTCAAAATATCATCAAATATCGGTTTATTTGGTTGGCCGTCATACTGGTTTCAACGGTCTTTATGGGGTACGAAGGGAGTAAAATTGAGCTTTCGTATAAGTTTGCGCGTATCCTCCCATCTGACGACCCTACCGAAAAAGAATACCAATATTTTCGACAACTTTTTGGGGAAGATGGTGCGATAATGGTCATTGGTTGGCAAGATGAAAACTTGTTTGAAGTCAATAAATTTCGCGATTGGGAGGCGTTGGCCCAAAAAATCAAATCAACAGATGGTATAAAAAATGTGCTTTCGTTGGGGAGTGTTTATAAGGTGGTACGAAACGACAGTGCCAGCCGCTTCGACATTCTTCCCGCCATGAAACAGCTCCCAACAACCCAAGCGGAGGCGGATACTTTGAAGAAGCAAATTCAAAATTTGCCGTTTTATGATGGGTTGGTGTGGAATTCAAAAACGAATTCGACCCTTATCTTAGTAACCTTCAACGAAGCCTCGCTAAACTCAAAGCGCCGATTGTCGATTGTGGAGGATGTTGCTAAGTTCTCAAACGAATTTGCCGTTAAGCACAATACCGAGCTTCATTTTTCGGGTATGCCCTTCATCCGAACAACGATGATGAAGAAGATTTCGAGCGAAATGACGCTGTTTATGATTTTGGCCGTAGTAGTGACTGCCTTTATTTTATGGGTTTTCTTCCGCTCTTTCCGCCTTACCCTTCTTTCCATCGTCGTCGTGCTCATCGGGGTTGTGTTTTCAATTGGTACTTTGCAGCTCTTTGAGTACAAGATTACGGCCCTCACGGGGCTGATTCCGCCGTTGTTAATTGTGATTGGCGTGCCGAACTGTATTTTCTTAATCAATAAATACCAACAAGAACTCAAAACGCACGGCAATAAAGACGAAGCGATTGCCGAAATGGTAAAACAAATCGGGCTGTCGATTTTGCTGGCTAACGTTACCACAGCCATCGGTTTTGGGGTATTTTATTTTACCAATAGTGCCTTGTTGGTAGAGTTTGGGGTGGTTGCAGCTATCTGTGTGATGGTCACGTATGTGCTTTGTTTGGTGTTGTTGCCCATCACGTTACACTATATGGATATTCCAAAAGCACGTCATTTACGTCATTTGGACGGAAAATGGGCGGTAGGAATCCTGACAAAAGTAGATTATTTGGTACACAACAAACGCCGCGCGATTTACCTTGTGATGGTGGCTATGATTTTGGTTTCTGCTTATGGAATGACCAAAATCAAGGCCATTGGGTACGTGGTGGATGATTTGCCCAAAAACGATAAAATCTACGTGGATTTGCGTTTTTTTGAGAAAAACTTCAACGGCGTTCTGCCTTTTGAGGTGATGATTGATACCAAACAACCCAACGGTGTATTTGGAAATCAAGCCCGAACATTGTACAAAATCAAAGCACTTCAAAATGCGCTGGCCGATTATCCTGAGTTTTCAAAACCTGTTTCGGCGGTGGAAGCATCGCGCTTTTTGTACCAAGCGTATCGTGGTGGCGATGCCAAGTATTACGTTCTTCCTGGGGCAATGGAATTGTCGAAATTGTCAGATTTTGTGCAAGGGCAAGGCCAAAATGGAGCAGGCGCGAAGCAGTTGAATACGTTTTTGAACAAAGACCGTAGCATTACGCGGGTGAGTTTCCAAATGGCCGATGTAGGCTCAGAACGCATCAAAGAATTGTTAGCAGAAATTCGTCCGAAAGTTGATTCTATTTTTAGTCCCAAAGACTACAACGTAAGCCTAACGGGACATAGTTTGGTGTTTTTGAAAAGCAACGATTACTTGTTGGGTAATCTATACGAAAGTTTGCTTATTGCGATTGTTCTGATTGCTTTGGTGGGGATGATTCTCTTTCGTTCAGTTCCTATTATTTTGTTGTCAAAACTTCCCTGTTTGATTCCTCTGGCGCTGACGGCGGGTATTATGGGCTTTTTTGATATTTACTTTAAGCCTACCACGATTCTGATTTTTAGCATCACTTTTGGAATTGCCTCCGACGGTACGGTGTATTTTTTGACGCGTTATCGGCAGGAAATTTACAAAAACGGCCATGCGCCAACGGTGGCGATTACCAAAGCGATTTTTGGAACGGGCTTGAGTATGATTTATACGGCGGCCATTTTATTCTGTGGGTTTGCCATTTTTGCCGCGTCAAGTTTTGGCGGTACGGCGGCGATGGGGGTCATGGTTTCTATCACGCTCTTGGTAGCGATGTGTACCAATTTGATTCTATTGCCTGCCTTGTTGCTGTCGATTACCAATCGAATGAAAAAAGGGGAAAAACCTTCATAA
- a CDS encoding M24 family metallopeptidase, with protein MLKRPLLRHFLSIAFCLVTFLSFSQTPILPERERARVVDEILEDRFNNLLPQLMRREGIDMWIIISREYNEDPVMKTMLPSTWLSARRRTIMVFYDAGGDKPLEKLAIARYDVGNLLKGEWDINVQPNQWLALSKVIDDRNPKKIALNFSKDYGHSDGLTFTEHKEFMTALSEKQKAKIVSADRLAVAWLETRSEKEAAIYPIICRISHQIIEEAFSEKVIHPGITTTDDVVWWMRQKVTDLGLETWFHPTVDIQRLDPESFDHLRTFSKRPSKQVIMPGDLLHCDFGITYLRLNTDQQQHAYVLRPGETDIPEYLKKAFVQGNRLQDILTERFKVGTTGNKMLLESLEQAKKEGITGSIYSHPIGVHGHAAGPTIGMWDQQQGVPGTGDYPLFQNTAYSIELNAAVEIPEWKKTIRIMLEEDGYYNANGFRYLDGRQKEMFTIPRKVSNVK; from the coding sequence ATGCTAAAACGACCTTTACTTCGGCATTTTTTGTCCATTGCTTTCTGCTTAGTTACTTTTTTATCTTTTTCCCAAACCCCCATTCTGCCCGAGCGCGAACGAGCCCGCGTTGTGGATGAAATTTTAGAAGACCGCTTCAACAACCTATTGCCTCAATTGATGCGGCGAGAGGGAATTGACATGTGGATTATTATCTCGCGCGAGTACAACGAAGATCCCGTCATGAAAACGATGTTACCCAGTACGTGGCTCTCGGCGCGGCGGCGTACGATTATGGTTTTTTACGATGCAGGTGGTGACAAACCCCTCGAAAAATTAGCCATTGCTCGCTACGACGTCGGAAATTTGCTCAAAGGCGAATGGGACATCAATGTACAACCAAACCAATGGCTGGCTCTGTCGAAGGTGATTGACGACCGCAATCCGAAGAAAATTGCCTTAAATTTCTCCAAAGATTATGGCCATTCTGATGGACTGACTTTTACCGAACATAAAGAGTTTATGACGGCTTTATCGGAAAAACAAAAAGCAAAAATTGTCTCCGCCGACCGCCTTGCTGTGGCTTGGCTCGAAACGCGTAGCGAAAAAGAAGCGGCCATTTATCCGATTATCTGTCGTATTTCTCACCAGATTATTGAAGAAGCTTTTTCGGAAAAAGTTATTCACCCAGGCATCACCACCACCGACGATGTGGTTTGGTGGATGCGCCAAAAAGTGACGGATTTGGGACTAGAAACGTGGTTTCATCCGACGGTTGACATTCAACGCCTTGACCCCGAAAGCTTTGACCATTTACGTACGTTTTCAAAGCGCCCCTCCAAGCAAGTCATCATGCCAGGCGACCTGCTACACTGCGATTTTGGGATTACGTATTTACGCCTAAATACCGACCAGCAACAACACGCCTATGTGCTTCGTCCAGGCGAAACCGATATTCCTGAGTACTTAAAGAAGGCTTTTGTGCAAGGGAATCGCCTACAAGACATTCTTACTGAGCGCTTTAAAGTAGGCACTACGGGAAATAAAATGCTATTGGAATCGCTCGAACAAGCGAAAAAAGAGGGTATTACGGGAAGTATTTATTCTCACCCGATTGGCGTACACGGCCACGCAGCGGGGCCTACGATTGGGATGTGGGATCAGCAACAGGGAGTACCTGGCACGGGCGATTATCCATTGTTCCAAAATACCGCCTATTCCATTGAGCTAAATGCGGCCGTTGAAATTCCTGAATGGAAGAAAACGATTCGAATTATGTTGGAAGAAGATGGCTACTACAACGCCAACGGCTTCCGCTATTTGGACGGTCGGCAAAAGGAAATGTTTACCATTCCACGAAAAGTGTCCAACGTCAAATAA
- a CDS encoding GNAT family N-acetyltransferase: MSVIFTSAQNDEDLRKILELQRQNLYKNTPSEYQQDQGFTTVEHSFESIKKMNDALPQIIAKDGDLLVGYALVMPRTFGQLIPELVPMFDIISGLSYDGKPLSEQRYYVMGQICVAQSHRGQGIFDGLYAEHKRQLSGEFDLCVTEIAVRNTRSTRAHERVGFRTIHTHEDHIDLWNIVAWDWR; encoded by the coding sequence ATGTCGGTGATTTTTACTTCTGCCCAAAACGACGAAGATTTGCGTAAAATTTTGGAACTTCAACGCCAGAACTTGTACAAAAATACCCCGTCAGAGTACCAACAAGACCAAGGTTTTACAACGGTCGAACATTCATTTGAGTCCATCAAAAAAATGAACGATGCCTTGCCCCAAATCATCGCCAAAGACGGCGACTTGTTGGTGGGCTATGCCTTGGTGATGCCCCGAACTTTCGGGCAACTCATTCCCGAATTGGTGCCGATGTTCGACATTATTTCGGGCTTGTCGTACGACGGAAAGCCGTTGAGTGAGCAACGTTATTACGTCATGGGGCAAATTTGCGTGGCTCAGTCGCACCGTGGACAAGGGATTTTTGATGGGCTGTATGCCGAACATAAACGCCAATTGTCGGGCGAATTTGACTTGTGCGTTACCGAAATTGCCGTACGAAATACGCGCTCGACGCGGGCGCACGAGCGCGTAGGTTTTCGGACGATACACACCCACGAAGACCACATCGACTTGTGGAACATTGTGGCGTGGGATTGGCGTTAG
- a CDS encoding sugar phosphate isomerase/epimerase yields the protein MNRRDFFQQTALGGAALSLPTPTPTPAAVAPYKLGLASYSYWHFKTPKVPIETVIDEAARLEIEGVDILHRQMDSEDNAYLQKLKRHAFVNGVDLICLSIHQSFVSPDAAERQKNIDHTLHCIELAYKMGIPSIRLNSGRWNTIKSFDELMAKRGVEPILPGYTEDDGFKWCIDSIEKCLAKAAECGVMLALENHWGLTSTPEGLLRIRKAIDSPWLGVLMDTGNFLEDPYAKLEKVAPVANFVQAKTYYGGGEWYSLDLDYKRIFNILRQANYKGYVALEFEGKEPAESGVRKSIAMLREAMKG from the coding sequence ATGAATCGTCGCGACTTTTTTCAACAAACTGCCTTGGGCGGCGCTGCCTTGTCGCTCCCCACGCCTACGCCTACCCCTGCGGCTGTTGCCCCTTACAAACTAGGGCTTGCTTCTTACTCCTACTGGCATTTCAAAACGCCCAAAGTACCCATCGAAACGGTGATTGACGAAGCCGCTCGCCTCGAAATCGAAGGAGTAGATATTTTACACCGCCAAATGGACAGCGAGGATAACGCCTACCTCCAAAAACTCAAACGCCATGCTTTCGTCAACGGCGTGGACCTGATTTGTTTGTCGATTCACCAAAGTTTCGTTTCGCCCGATGCCGCCGAGCGCCAGAAAAACATCGACCATACCTTGCACTGCATTGAGCTTGCCTACAAAATGGGCATTCCGTCGATTCGCCTTAATTCGGGGCGTTGGAATACCATCAAATCGTTTGACGAACTCATGGCCAAGCGGGGCGTAGAACCCATCTTGCCAGGCTATACCGAAGACGACGGCTTCAAATGGTGCATTGATAGCATCGAAAAATGCCTCGCCAAAGCCGCCGAATGTGGGGTGATGTTGGCACTCGAAAATCACTGGGGACTTACCTCTACGCCAGAGGGATTGTTGCGCATTCGGAAAGCGATTGATTCGCCTTGGTTGGGGGTGTTGATGGACACGGGTAATTTTTTGGAAGACCCTTACGCCAAATTAGAGAAAGTAGCCCCCGTCGCCAATTTTGTACAAGCCAAAACCTACTACGGAGGCGGCGAGTGGTACTCGCTCGACTTAGACTATAAACGTATTTTTAATATCCTTCGCCAAGCCAACTACAAAGGCTACGTGGCCCTTGAGTTTGAAGGCAAAGAACCCGCCGAATCGGGGGTACGCAAGAGCATTGCGATGTTGCGCGAAGCCATGAAAGGCTAA
- a CDS encoding TonB-dependent receptor — protein sequence MTKIRYLFALLFLCSASLAVAQTIEVKGRLIDANDKSALIGANVLLINTADSTSRFGVVADTSGRFLFKNIPSASYRLVASYIGYISYDQRVNFRRTSPDLGEIALKPDAQLLKDVIVKGVAERVEQKGDTTIYNASAFKVNKDANAQDLLEKMPNITIENGQVKAQGENVQRVTVDGREFFGEDATLALKNLPAEVIDKIQVFDRLSDQAQFTGFDDGQTSKTINIVTRSDRNNGQFGKAYAGYGTDNRYMIGGSTNYFKKDTRISLIGMSNNINQQNFGTEDLLGVLGGSGGGGQGGAGNRGGGGGNRGGGGGGGNFGGGNASGNFLAGQQNGITTTNAIGLNYSDNWGKKWKVTGSYFFNNAKNANTTDLARTFFTTQGAGQLYDENYYSSNNNFNHRVNARLEYTINNKNSVIITPRFSLQDNTSFSSLLGANSISGRALNQTQTNRQNQNDGNNWGNTILWRHRFGKIGRTISVGLTTSSNARVGESSLKSTNQYFGRMTADSLQITDQQTESRGNGYTVSSNISLTENVGRGGQLQLNYVPSYTKNYSVRNTYNYDQATSEYSLPDLRLSNEFDNTYMTNRIGGSYRMRIKKTMVTAELNYQNAQLVGKQIYPTEFEVNRSFNNFLPSAMLMYRGSEGQSLRINYRTSTNAPTINQLQNVVDNSNPLLLRTGNPDLKQEYNHNMSVRYGITKAKTARSFFINFNGSFTQNNISNTTFIATKDTVVAGFALRTGSQFTQPINVNGNWNVRSFITYGMPLTSLKSNLNFNIGTGYTRTIGLINFVENIANTQSITGGLVLSSNISEQLDFTLSVNGNYNTVKNSLQPALDGTFYFQNSNFKINWETKGGFFVNTNINNTFYTGLGQDFNLNFTLWNAAVGYKFLKNRAGELKISSFDVLRQNNSVSRNITSSYIEDVRTQVLQRYYMMTFTYTLRNFR from the coding sequence ATGACAAAAATACGTTACCTATTTGCCCTTCTTTTTCTATGTTCAGCTAGTTTGGCGGTAGCCCAAACGATTGAAGTAAAAGGCCGATTGATTGATGCCAATGACAAATCTGCGCTGATTGGCGCCAATGTACTTTTAATCAATACCGCTGATTCAACCTCACGGTTTGGAGTCGTTGCCGATACGTCTGGGCGGTTCTTATTCAAAAACATTCCCTCGGCGAGCTATCGGCTGGTGGCTTCGTATATTGGTTATATCTCGTACGACCAGCGCGTTAATTTCCGTCGGACTAGTCCCGATTTGGGCGAAATTGCTCTCAAACCTGATGCGCAGTTGTTGAAAGACGTCATTGTAAAAGGGGTAGCGGAGCGCGTTGAGCAAAAGGGCGATACCACCATTTATAATGCCAGTGCTTTTAAGGTCAACAAAGATGCCAATGCCCAAGATTTGTTGGAAAAAATGCCCAACATCACCATTGAAAACGGTCAAGTAAAAGCCCAGGGTGAAAATGTGCAAAGGGTAACCGTGGATGGTCGCGAGTTTTTTGGAGAAGATGCCACGTTGGCCTTAAAAAACCTTCCAGCCGAAGTAATTGATAAAATTCAGGTGTTTGACCGCCTCAGTGATCAAGCTCAGTTTACGGGTTTTGACGATGGCCAAACCTCCAAGACCATCAATATTGTAACACGGTCAGACCGTAATAATGGTCAGTTTGGGAAAGCTTACGCGGGCTATGGTACCGACAACCGCTACATGATAGGCGGAAGTACCAACTATTTTAAGAAGGACACCCGAATTTCGCTCATCGGGATGTCTAATAATATCAACCAACAAAACTTTGGAACCGAAGACTTGCTTGGCGTATTAGGTGGCTCAGGTGGGGGAGGCCAAGGTGGCGCTGGAAACCGTGGTGGTGGCGGCGGAAATCGCGGCGGCGGCGGTGGTGGTGGAAATTTTGGCGGCGGAAATGCGTCTGGTAATTTTTTGGCTGGACAACAAAATGGCATTACAACGACCAACGCAATTGGGTTGAACTACTCTGATAACTGGGGTAAAAAATGGAAAGTAACGGGTAGTTACTTTTTTAATAATGCTAAAAATGCCAATACAACGGATTTGGCACGTACTTTTTTTACAACCCAAGGCGCAGGGCAACTCTACGATGAGAATTATTATTCATCAAATAACAACTTTAACCACCGCGTAAATGCCCGTTTGGAATACACCATCAATAACAAAAACTCCGTCATCATTACACCTAGATTTAGCCTGCAAGACAATACTTCGTTTAGTAGTTTGTTAGGTGCTAACAGTATAAGTGGGAGAGCGTTAAACCAAACACAGACCAATCGCCAAAACCAAAATGACGGAAATAACTGGGGAAATACGATTTTGTGGCGTCACCGTTTTGGGAAAATTGGCCGTACAATTTCAGTAGGATTGACCACTTCGTCGAATGCCCGAGTGGGAGAATCTTCCTTGAAATCAACCAACCAATACTTTGGACGTATGACGGCCGATTCCTTGCAAATTACCGACCAGCAAACCGAAAGTAGAGGAAATGGGTACACGGTTTCAAGTAATATCTCTTTGACTGAAAATGTAGGACGTGGTGGACAACTACAATTGAATTACGTACCTTCTTATACCAAAAATTATTCGGTAAGAAATACCTATAATTACGATCAAGCGACGAGTGAATATAGCCTGCCTGATTTGAGATTGTCCAACGAGTTTGACAATACGTATATGACCAATCGCATTGGTGGAAGTTATCGTATGCGAATTAAGAAAACGATGGTGACGGCCGAACTAAATTACCAAAATGCTCAACTCGTAGGAAAACAAATATATCCTACCGAATTTGAGGTGAATCGTTCGTTCAATAACTTTTTGCCATCGGCGATGTTGATGTACCGAGGAAGCGAAGGGCAAAGCCTACGAATCAATTACCGTACTTCTACCAACGCACCTACTATCAACCAGCTTCAAAATGTGGTGGATAACTCCAATCCATTGTTGCTAAGAACGGGTAATCCTGATTTGAAGCAAGAGTATAATCACAATATGTCGGTTCGGTACGGAATCACAAAGGCTAAAACGGCCCGCAGCTTCTTCATCAATTTTAATGGTTCGTTTACCCAAAACAATATCAGTAACACGACGTTTATTGCCACCAAAGACACGGTAGTAGCAGGTTTTGCCCTTCGTACAGGTTCTCAGTTTACTCAGCCTATTAACGTCAATGGGAACTGGAATGTGCGTTCGTTTATCACGTATGGAATGCCGCTTACTTCGCTAAAAAGTAACTTAAATTTCAACATTGGAACAGGTTATACCCGTACCATAGGTTTGATTAACTTTGTGGAAAATATTGCAAATACCCAATCAATTACGGGAGGACTTGTTTTAAGTAGCAACATTAGCGAACAACTTGACTTTACTTTGTCGGTCAATGGTAACTACAATACCGTAAAAAACTCTCTCCAACCTGCGCTTGATGGGACATTCTATTTCCAAAATAGCAACTTCAAAATTAACTGGGAGACAAAAGGCGGTTTCTTCGTTAATACCAATATCAATAATACGTTTTACACGGGACTTGGACAGGATTTTAACCTTAACTTCACCCTCTGGAATGCGGCTGTAGGATATAAATTCTTGAAGAATCGAGCAGGAGAGTTGAAAATAAGTTCGTTTGACGTACTTCGCCAGAACAATAGTGTAA